One genomic region from Pyrobaculum islandicum DSM 4184 encodes:
- a CDS encoding radical SAM protein, protein MYKPRIYQVEVSTACNANCVYCPVSYFRQRGLWPVKLMDFDLYKRFLAEVEEAEYIHLQGWGEPLLHPRLVEMAASAKKIANVGITTNGTLLREEVTRALVEIPIDILAVTFAGARAETHNRYREGNDFNVVFRNVEYLLRIRRGKPEVVAIYMLLGDNYRELPGFVRMAARLGVDRVKVSNLNYLFNTEGASLKAFSDTWEKPREVERAIVEAQQIAREVGVGFVTDNIAPFELAECPETPTKAVFITVDGDVCPCVYLGLPWPEIPRLFNIRLFKIPRTCWGNLKMESLRKVLNSEKAREFRSRFEYRKYNMDVGAIGEPPDVCKTCYRLFGV, encoded by the coding sequence GTGTATAAACCTCGTATATACCAGGTTGAGGTCTCTACGGCATGTAACGCCAACTGTGTATATTGCCCAGTCTCCTACTTTAGGCAGAGGGGCCTCTGGCCTGTGAAGCTCATGGATTTTGACCTCTACAAGAGGTTTCTCGCCGAGGTAGAAGAGGCTGAATATATCCATCTGCAGGGGTGGGGCGAGCCGCTTTTACATCCGCGTCTTGTAGAAATGGCGGCTTCTGCAAAAAAGATAGCTAATGTCGGAATTACGACAAACGGAACGCTTCTGAGAGAGGAGGTGACTCGCGCTCTTGTAGAAATCCCCATAGATATCCTCGCCGTTACCTTCGCCGGGGCTAGAGCCGAAACTCACAACAGATATAGAGAGGGAAACGACTTCAACGTAGTCTTTAGGAATGTAGAATATTTGCTAAGGATCAGGCGTGGGAAGCCAGAGGTGGTGGCCATATATATGCTACTTGGCGATAACTACAGGGAGCTTCCTGGGTTTGTAAGAATGGCGGCTAGGCTCGGGGTAGACCGGGTAAAAGTAAGTAATTTAAATTATTTATTCAACACCGAGGGGGCGTCGTTAAAAGCTTTTTCAGACACGTGGGAGAAGCCTAGAGAAGTCGAGAGAGCTATTGTAGAGGCGCAACAGATCGCAAGAGAGGTGGGGGTTGGCTTTGTGACAGATAACATAGCGCCATTTGAACTCGCAGAGTGTCCCGAAACGCCGACTAAAGCCGTTTTTATAACTGTCGACGGCGATGTATGTCCATGTGTCTACCTTGGGCTTCCCTGGCCTGAGATTCCCCGGTTGTTTAACATACGTCTTTTTAAAATCCCTAGGACCTGTTGGGGAAATTTAAAAATGGAGAGCTTAAGAAAAGTCTTGAACTCGGAAAAGGCAAGGGAGTTTAGGTCGAGGTTTGAATATAGGAAGTACAACATGGACGTCGGCGCCATAGGCGAGCCTCCAGATGTCTGTAAGACTTGCTATAGGCTGTTTGGAGTGTGA
- a CDS encoding (Fe-S)-binding protein: protein MHAAEFKLGDTSAIKPLKAPESLVKKLHERIGLKIPEDKYKYFLDRLREEYKKNRNIKIAVDTCVHCGACIDACPTYLTTKDLKNSPVGRAELIRRVLKKGSVTDAELEEIYTYYWQCLTCRRCGYVCPFGIDQADITRFVRGVLYEIGMVNRFAAMTIDAHETTGNAMRITPAAAINILNYFAEEIKSEKGVEVTYYVYRHDQKKMIKFVGKNAVGEIARDSPEWPEAILFLSSADLFLNTETLKGYLTFLNAVKIRFAVHTGCSEVANFGLWTHEKHMEYIGNIYYNAAKELGVKYAIFGECGHGWRAFKNVVAPRLEKEGIKVYHIHHLVVKAIKEGKIKLNPEANGDKVYMYQDPCQYSRGGDLYEEPRFIMNHVVKKWVECPQNRQLNWCCGGQAGMLADEMKPLRLQYAKLWYECAINAGAQHVVRPCSKCKGTLNGIIGDLNKIYGRNITYGGLMDLVYRALVI, encoded by the coding sequence ATGCATGCGGCAGAGTTTAAGTTGGGAGATACTTCGGCTATTAAGCCTCTTAAAGCCCCGGAGTCTTTAGTTAAGAAGCTTCACGAGCGTATCGGGCTTAAAATCCCTGAGGACAAGTATAAATACTTCCTAGATAGACTTAGAGAGGAGTATAAGAAAAATAGAAATATCAAAATCGCAGTAGATACATGTGTACACTGTGGTGCATGTATAGACGCCTGCCCAACCTATCTGACTACTAAAGATCTAAAGAACTCACCTGTGGGACGTGCTGAGCTTATTAGACGTGTATTGAAGAAAGGCTCTGTTACAGACGCCGAGCTTGAAGAGATATACACCTACTACTGGCAGTGTCTCACCTGTAGGAGGTGCGGTTATGTCTGTCCCTTCGGCATCGATCAAGCGGATATTACTAGGTTTGTCCGTGGCGTGTTGTATGAAATTGGGATGGTAAACAGATTTGCGGCTATGACAATAGACGCTCACGAGACTACTGGTAATGCTATGAGGATAACGCCGGCGGCTGCAATAAATATATTAAACTACTTTGCAGAAGAGATAAAGTCTGAGAAAGGCGTCGAGGTTACTTACTATGTATACCGCCATGACCAGAAGAAGATGATTAAGTTTGTTGGTAAAAATGCAGTTGGCGAAATAGCTAGAGACAGCCCTGAGTGGCCTGAAGCAATTCTCTTCCTTTCTTCTGCAGATCTTTTCCTCAACACAGAGACTCTCAAAGGTTATCTCACATTTCTAAACGCTGTAAAAATAAGATTTGCCGTCCACACTGGATGTAGCGAGGTGGCGAACTTCGGATTGTGGACTCACGAAAAACATATGGAGTATATTGGGAACATATATTACAACGCTGCGAAAGAGCTCGGAGTAAAATATGCGATATTTGGTGAATGTGGACACGGCTGGAGGGCGTTTAAAAACGTGGTAGCTCCAAGACTTGAAAAAGAGGGTATCAAAGTCTACCACATACACCACCTTGTGGTCAAGGCAATTAAAGAGGGTAAAATAAAGCTGAATCCTGAGGCTAATGGAGATAAGGTATATATGTATCAAGACCCGTGTCAATACAGTAGAGGCGGCGATCTTTACGAAGAGCCACGGTTTATTATGAACCACGTAGTAAAGAAGTGGGTTGAATGTCCACAAAACCGTCAGCTCAACTGGTGTTGTGGCGGCCAAGCAGGCATGCTTGCAGATGAAATGAAGCCTTTGAGACTTCAGTACGCAAAGCTATGGTATGAATGCGCCATTAACGCAGGCGCACAACACGTCGTAAGACCGTGTTCAAAGTGTAAAGGTACTCTAAATGGTATAATTGGCGATCTTAACAAAATATATGGACGTAATATAACATACGGCGGGCTGATGGATCTGGTATATAGAGCACTTGTAATTTAG
- a CDS encoding (Fe-S)-binding protein, which yields MSRKEVVKINDISKPVKRLVQLKLEDLMPLPPPYDKSGSEPPLTTPKPEWEETYVTELDGYIAIDLPWKPKTKEEEERLIQKFLEGLKKLTSRESNWTFLQPLLLSLEYCAKCQNCAEACPIYIASGRKDIYRPTYRAEVLRRIYNKYIAKKPGGDIELNIFTLMRLAELAYRCTLCRRCVQVCPLGIDNGLIAREIRKLFSQELGIAPKNLHEKGTVQHLKVGSSTGMTPKALLKMVKYIEDFIYEKTGKRIKIPVDQKGADILLIHNAGEFLSWPENVAAFAIIFEEAGLSWTLSSEPLGYDVVNYGAWYDDVQLARIALKHIEIARKLEVKKIVVGECGHATKALVVVADRILTDENRIPRESALPLLRDIVMSNKLNLDPSKNNFPVTLHDPCNIVRLSGIVEPQREILRKIAPMFREMVPHGVYNYCCGGGSGFAIMQSLNFPEWRNKVASRMKFKQILEAFKDVLDPKIPKYVCAPCSNCKGAIRDVLAHYRATELYNIHYGGLVELIVNAMVDLKEPYLDFLKEKKS from the coding sequence ATGAGCCGTAAGGAAGTAGTTAAGATCAACGATATAAGCAAACCGGTCAAAAGGCTAGTTCAACTAAAGCTAGAAGATTTAATGCCCCTCCCGCCGCCCTACGACAAGTCAGGCTCAGAGCCCCCCTTAACAACGCCAAAGCCAGAGTGGGAAGAAACCTATGTAACAGAGCTTGACGGCTATATTGCTATAGATCTGCCGTGGAAGCCGAAGACTAAAGAAGAAGAGGAGAGACTTATACAGAAGTTTCTCGAAGGGCTGAAAAAGCTGACTTCTAGAGAGAGCAACTGGACGTTTCTCCAACCGCTACTCCTATCACTAGAATACTGTGCAAAATGTCAAAACTGTGCAGAGGCATGCCCCATATATATAGCCAGCGGCAGGAAAGATATCTATAGGCCGACATATAGAGCAGAGGTTCTGCGGAGGATATACAATAAGTACATAGCTAAAAAACCCGGAGGAGATATAGAACTAAATATATTCACCTTGATGAGACTTGCTGAACTGGCATATAGATGTACCTTATGTAGACGTTGTGTCCAAGTGTGTCCGCTTGGCATAGACAACGGCTTGATCGCAAGAGAGATAAGAAAATTATTCTCCCAAGAACTTGGCATAGCTCCGAAAAATCTCCACGAAAAAGGCACAGTACAACACCTAAAAGTAGGCTCATCAACAGGAATGACACCCAAGGCGTTGTTAAAAATGGTGAAATACATAGAAGACTTCATATACGAAAAAACCGGCAAGAGGATAAAAATACCCGTCGACCAGAAAGGTGCAGACATATTATTAATCCACAACGCCGGCGAATTTCTATCCTGGCCTGAGAACGTCGCTGCCTTCGCCATAATATTCGAAGAGGCGGGCTTAAGCTGGACGTTAAGTAGCGAGCCTCTGGGATACGACGTAGTTAACTACGGCGCATGGTACGACGACGTACAGTTAGCTAGAATAGCTCTAAAACATATAGAAATCGCCCGCAAGCTTGAAGTTAAGAAGATAGTAGTAGGAGAGTGTGGACACGCCACTAAAGCTCTCGTTGTGGTTGCAGACAGAATACTCACAGACGAGAACAGAATACCGCGGGAAAGCGCTCTGCCACTGTTGAGAGATATCGTCATGAGCAACAAGCTGAACTTAGACCCCTCGAAAAACAACTTTCCTGTGACTCTACACGACCCATGTAACATAGTGAGGCTTTCAGGTATTGTAGAGCCGCAGAGAGAGATCTTAAGGAAAATAGCACCTATGTTTAGAGAGATGGTGCCACATGGCGTGTATAACTATTGTTGTGGCGGTGGAAGTGGGTTTGCGATAATGCAGTCGTTAAACTTCCCCGAATGGAGAAATAAAGTTGCCAGCAGGATGAAGTTTAAACAGATACTAGAAGCATTCAAAGATGTATTAGATCCAAAAATACCGAAGTATGTATGTGCGCCTTGTTCCAATTGTAAAGGCGCTATCAGAGACGTATTAGCTCACTACAGAGCCACCGAGCTCTATAATATCCATTACGGAGGCTTAGTAGAACTAATAGTAAACGCCATGGTTGACTTAAAAGAGCCCTATCTAGACTTTCTTAAAGAAAAGAAATCTTAG
- a CDS encoding respiratory nitrate reductase subunit gamma → MSYNIESIIFYTSYITFTIFIIGIIYKWSRWASMPIHLRWELYPVPHEKKAEYGGSYLEEVDWAKKTREVTKIGELKEMLEEMLFIKRIYLMNKRLWFLSWFFHFGIYLILVWFLALFLSAIIMSLGVQIPSSNPWAYFLYYVTLITGGLGAIMTIIGGIGLLIRRLSDPVLRDYTTWPDYLNTVLVLITVATGLAAWIYDPAFDLARKFMLSLVTFSQPPPLPTITTVNIALIQLLLVYIPFSKITHFIGKYFTYHKILWDDEPNTGQLDGRVSELLKLPLRWSAPHIRSGETWEKNAAGL, encoded by the coding sequence ATGTCATATAATATAGAATCAATAATATTTTACACATCATATATAACATTTACAATATTTATAATAGGCATCATATATAAATGGAGTCGTTGGGCCTCTATGCCTATCCATCTCAGATGGGAGCTATATCCAGTTCCACATGAGAAAAAAGCTGAATACGGCGGTAGCTACCTAGAAGAAGTCGACTGGGCTAAAAAAACACGCGAAGTTACAAAAATAGGAGAGCTAAAAGAAATGTTAGAAGAAATGCTCTTTATAAAAAGAATATACCTAATGAATAAGAGACTATGGTTTTTATCATGGTTTTTCCATTTCGGAATATACTTAATATTAGTGTGGTTCCTTGCGCTTTTCCTCAGTGCGATAATTATGTCACTAGGTGTGCAAATACCTTCAAGCAACCCCTGGGCGTACTTCTTATACTATGTCACGTTGATAACCGGCGGTCTAGGCGCCATAATGACAATAATAGGTGGCATAGGGCTTCTCATTAGAAGACTGTCAGATCCCGTGCTGAGAGACTATACAACTTGGCCCGATTATTTAAACACAGTCCTAGTGTTAATAACTGTAGCCACAGGCCTAGCCGCTTGGATTTACGACCCTGCCTTTGACTTAGCTAGAAAGTTTATGCTAAGCCTAGTTACATTTTCACAACCCCCGCCCCTACCCACTATAACAACGGTGAATATAGCACTAATACAACTACTTCTCGTATATATACCGTTCTCTAAAATAACACACTTCATAGGAAAATACTTCACATATCACAAAATTCTTTGGGACGATGAGCCTAACACAGGCCAGTTAGACGGCAGAGTAAGTGAACTTTTAAAACTCCCATTGAGGTGGTCGGCGCCTCACATAAGGTCAGGAGAAACATGGGAGAAAAACGCAGCAGGGCTATGA
- a CDS encoding cobyrinate a,c-diamide synthase has translation MIPRVVISSFRGMSGKTIISLALIYGLFRQGLRVAPFKVGPDYIDPSYHTAAAGRPSRNLDVVLMGERGVVERFVKFSRGADIAVVEGVLGLYDSFDGVSELGSTAQVAKLLKAPVLLVLNGERVNRTLRAIVRGLRQFDPEIKIPGVVLTNVTRSQAEKLKKSLPEEGVEVLGAVPKSEKLAEVFSYRHLGLTPVGERGDVPRIFEVVEKYVLPYIDLDGVIAIAKSAGDFAVDIKEEDPGGLGGCRIGIVFDRAFTFYYPEVFEEAKSLGEVVFLDSLKMQELPQVDVVFIGGGFPESLAEELERNKPFKSSLLKFIERGGKVYAECGGLMYLTSSIVVEGSEYEMVGAIDGITVMMKRPVGKGYAWGVVERRTPIAPPGTRLVGHEFHYSKIILREEVETAIRLERGVGIGGGRDGIVKGNMHAQYLHIHPYTYSVLRTLCRST, from the coding sequence GTGATCCCGCGTGTAGTTATCTCATCTTTCAGAGGTATGTCTGGGAAGACTATTATCTCTCTTGCATTGATATATGGTCTCTTTAGGCAGGGGCTTAGAGTTGCCCCCTTTAAGGTTGGGCCTGACTATATCGACCCGAGCTACCACACAGCGGCGGCGGGGAGGCCCAGCAGAAACCTCGACGTGGTGTTGATGGGAGAGAGGGGGGTGGTGGAGCGTTTTGTAAAATTTTCAAGAGGCGCAGACATTGCCGTTGTGGAGGGCGTGTTAGGCCTCTACGACTCCTTCGACGGCGTTTCTGAGCTCGGCTCCACGGCGCAGGTGGCTAAGCTGTTGAAAGCTCCTGTTTTGTTAGTGTTAAACGGGGAGAGAGTAAATAGAACTCTTAGGGCTATCGTTAGGGGGTTAAGGCAGTTTGACCCCGAGATTAAAATCCCGGGAGTAGTTTTAACAAACGTCACTAGGAGTCAGGCGGAGAAGCTGAAGAAGTCCCTCCCCGAGGAGGGGGTGGAGGTGTTGGGCGCAGTGCCTAAGAGTGAGAAGTTGGCAGAGGTATTTTCCTATAGACATCTCGGCCTTACGCCAGTGGGCGAAAGAGGGGATGTCCCCCGTATTTTTGAAGTTGTTGAAAAATATGTGTTGCCGTATATAGATTTAGATGGCGTTATTGCTATTGCCAAATCTGCCGGCGATTTTGCAGTAGATATTAAAGAAGAAGATCCTGGGGGCTTGGGCGGGTGTAGAATTGGGATTGTGTTTGATAGAGCTTTTACCTTCTACTACCCCGAGGTCTTCGAGGAGGCTAAGTCGCTGGGAGAGGTGGTGTTTTTAGACTCGCTGAAGATGCAAGAGTTGCCTCAAGTAGACGTGGTTTTTATAGGCGGGGGCTTTCCTGAATCTCTAGCAGAAGAGTTAGAACGTAACAAACCGTTTAAATCCTCGTTGTTGAAATTTATAGAGCGGGGGGGCAAGGTATATGCCGAATGCGGTGGCCTTATGTATCTTACCTCTTCTATAGTGGTAGAGGGCTCGGAGTACGAGATGGTTGGCGCGATAGACGGCATAACAGTTATGATGAAGAGACCGGTAGGGAAGGGATACGCTTGGGGCGTGGTGGAGAGGAGGACGCCTATAGCCCCTCCGGGGACTAGGCTTGTGGGACACGAGTTTCATTACTCCAAGATTATCCTCAGGGAGGAGGTAGAGACCGCTATAAGGCTGGAGAGGGGGGTTGGAATCGGCGGCGGTAGAGACGGCATTGTAAAGGGCAATATGCACGCACAATATCTCCATATACATCCCTACACCTACAGCGTGTTGAGGACGCTATGCCGCTCTACGTAG
- a CDS encoding SAM-dependent methyltransferase, with translation MPLYVVGAGPGDPKLLTIRARELLEEADVVAYGDLVPEEVVKIAKKARVVKIGHRRVEHDAAIEALIEEARWRNVVILKNGDPTIFGRGVKVCKMARERGVPCEIVPGVSSFTAAAALFQIELTDGENLRHIALLSYPHFSADILREIKADTLVIFMMGDKLQEVSQVLAQVCNPERVYLCVGVSLGGYCEEVSPEVLGEKKGLRPTLVIVQRCTSSKSIKM, from the coding sequence ATGCCGCTCTACGTAGTGGGGGCAGGCCCTGGCGACCCTAAGTTATTGACTATTAGAGCTAGAGAGCTACTTGAGGAAGCCGACGTGGTGGCATATGGCGACCTCGTGCCAGAGGAGGTGGTGAAAATCGCCAAGAAGGCGCGTGTTGTAAAAATTGGCCATAGGAGAGTGGAACACGACGCCGCTATAGAAGCTCTAATTGAAGAAGCGCGGTGGAGAAACGTAGTGATTTTAAAAAACGGCGATCCCACAATATTTGGGAGGGGGGTCAAGGTGTGTAAAATGGCAAGAGAGAGGGGGGTGCCCTGCGAAATTGTGCCTGGCGTCAGCTCTTTTACAGCCGCGGCCGCCCTCTTCCAGATAGAGCTTACAGACGGCGAAAATCTTAGACATATAGCTCTGTTGTCATATCCACATTTCTCAGCTGACATACTTAGAGAAATAAAGGCAGACACTCTGGTTATATTTATGATGGGAGATAAACTACAAGAGGTGAGCCAGGTGTTAGCTCAGGTCTGTAACCCAGAGAGAGTATACCTCTGCGTCGGAGTGTCCCTAGGCGGCTATTGCGAAGAAGTCTCCCCTGAGGTTTTAGGAGAAAAGAAAGGCCTACGACCAACTCTTGTCATAGTACAGAGATGTACATCTTCAAAGAGTATAAAAATGTAA
- a CDS encoding ATP-binding protein gives MERVFREVIEEWLSWKPPPMVERELEVPLETGLATAVIGPRRAGKTYLLYQLAVRHGRSLYINFEDVRFVGLRPRDFSVFLKTLAEHGDFNLLLLDEVQNVPHWGRWIRSLLDRGYLVAVAGSTSKLGAREVPTELRGRYLSRLLLPFSFREYLKAVGIPALAGHAPASRGRLLGALREYLERGGYPEAVLRPQLARELLRTYRDTVVYRDVVERHRVRDARGFEVFLSMVESSFCNVFSISSAHRRLASLGLEKSKKTLANYLKYLEEAFYVVAVPKWGPGKTPLTQPHKIYPVDPGYIPEGQIGRKMEAAVAVELLRRGAKFYYYRGRREVDFVVEGEPPLLIQVTYASAPDEVDRRELDALSEAAAAVGGRPLLITWDLEGQIARSGLRVDAVPLWQWLLGGWAKSPAST, from the coding sequence GTGGAGCGCGTCTTTAGAGAGGTTATTGAAGAGTGGCTTAGCTGGAAGCCTCCTCCCATGGTAGAGAGGGAGCTGGAGGTACCTCTGGAGACCGGCTTGGCTACAGCCGTAATTGGGCCGAGACGCGCGGGGAAGACGTACCTCTTGTATCAACTGGCAGTGAGACACGGAAGGTCGCTCTATATTAACTTCGAGGATGTGAGATTTGTAGGCTTGAGACCAAGGGACTTCAGTGTGTTTTTAAAGACGTTGGCAGAGCATGGGGACTTCAATTTATTGCTCTTAGACGAGGTACAGAACGTCCCTCACTGGGGGAGGTGGATTAGATCTCTGCTGGACAGAGGCTACCTGGTGGCTGTGGCCGGCTCGACGTCGAAACTAGGCGCTAGGGAGGTGCCGACGGAACTGAGGGGGAGGTATCTATCCCGCCTCCTCCTGCCCTTCTCCTTCAGGGAGTATCTAAAGGCCGTGGGGATCCCGGCGTTGGCGGGACACGCCCCGGCCTCCCGAGGCAGACTGCTGGGCGCGCTGAGGGAGTACCTGGAACGGGGTGGCTACCCCGAGGCCGTCCTAAGGCCTCAGCTGGCGCGGGAGCTCTTGAGGACATACCGCGACACCGTGGTCTACCGCGACGTCGTGGAGAGACACAGGGTCAGAGACGCCAGGGGGTTCGAGGTCTTTCTCTCCATGGTGGAGTCCAGCTTCTGCAACGTCTTCTCCATATCCTCAGCCCACAGGAGGCTGGCCTCCCTGGGGCTGGAGAAGAGCAAGAAGACACTGGCCAACTACCTAAAGTACCTCGAGGAGGCCTTCTACGTGGTGGCCGTCCCTAAGTGGGGGCCCGGCAAGACGCCGCTGACGCAACCCCACAAGATCTACCCAGTGGATCCCGGCTACATACCCGAGGGGCAGATCGGCAGAAAGATGGAAGCGGCGGTGGCTGTGGAGCTCCTCCGGAGGGGCGCGAAGTTCTACTACTACAGGGGGAGGAGGGAGGTGGACTTCGTGGTGGAGGGCGAGCCGCCCCTCTTGATTCAGGTGACCTACGCCTCGGCGCCCGACGAGGTCGACAGAAGAGAGCTTGACGCGCTCTCGGAGGCCGCGGCCGCCGTTGGGGGAAGGCCGCTGTTGATCACCTGGGACCTAGAGGGCCAGATCGCGCGGAGCGGCCTTAGAGTCGACGCGGTGCCGCTCTGGCAGTGGCTGTTAGGCGGCTGGGCCAAGTCGCCGGCCTCTACCTAG
- a CDS encoding ATP-binding cassette domain-containing protein, whose product MIEIRGVKVRAGTFEVLADGAEVVGKAVLLGPNGSGKTTLLRAVSGVIPYEGSIKIDGVEVDSARGLLTVSSNLPEIYRIAYDVAGLLEVFEDLKGVDRGEFEALMGRLGLGREVMRRPVHALSAGQWSLVRLALALSSRPKTILVDEPFENVDPARRGAVLKLLVERGESGIVATHDLDALKAMRGWDAYFMLEGRLYGPVLVDDLLASGLVRGRAGGALLTLKVGGVEYSVVKGAGVKFSEMGTVNKIYGLVE is encoded by the coding sequence ATGATTGAGATTAGGGGTGTGAAGGTGAGGGCGGGGACCTTCGAGGTCCTCGCGGATGGGGCTGAGGTGGTGGGAAAGGCGGTGCTTCTGGGGCCCAACGGCTCTGGGAAAACCACCTTGTTGAGGGCTGTAAGCGGGGTGATCCCCTACGAGGGTAGCATCAAGATCGACGGCGTTGAGGTGGACTCCGCCAGGGGGCTCCTCACAGTTTCGTCGAATCTCCCCGAGATATACCGTATTGCCTACGACGTGGCAGGGCTCCTGGAGGTGTTTGAGGACTTGAAGGGCGTTGACCGGGGCGAGTTCGAGGCCCTCATGGGGCGGTTGGGGCTGGGGCGCGAGGTCATGAGGAGGCCGGTGCACGCCCTCTCGGCCGGCCAGTGGTCTCTTGTGAGGCTCGCCCTCGCCCTGTCCTCTAGGCCGAAGACCATCTTGGTGGACGAGCCCTTCGAGAACGTGGATCCCGCAAGGAGAGGCGCTGTGTTGAAGCTTCTAGTGGAGCGCGGGGAGTCTGGAATCGTCGCCACCCACGACCTCGACGCCCTCAAGGCCATGAGGGGCTGGGACGCCTACTTCATGCTGGAGGGCAGACTCTACGGCCCCGTCCTAGTCGACGATCTGCTGGCCTCGGGGCTGGTCAGAGGGAGGGCCGGCGGCGCTCTTCTAACGCTTAAGGTCGGCGGCGTGGAGTACTCGGTAGTCAAGGGCGCCGGGGTTAAGTTCAGCGAGATGGGCACGGTGAACAAGATCTACGGCCTGGTGGAATAG
- a CDS encoding transcriptional regulator: MTEFDELMRLLGTRALSSGVRLGILIALYVVDGYITFADFQRALDIPKSTLHEHLQILAREGYIEYKRAITERGVRAVAKITDKGRGIVRRYLDLLRRIYQKQGEPP; encoded by the coding sequence ATGACCGAGTTCGACGAGCTGATGAGGCTCCTGGGGACAAGGGCGCTCTCCAGCGGCGTGAGGCTGGGAATACTGATCGCTCTGTACGTGGTAGACGGCTACATAACCTTCGCCGACTTCCAGAGGGCGCTTGACATCCCCAAGAGCACTCTCCACGAACACCTCCAGATCCTCGCCAGAGAGGGCTACATAGAGTACAAGAGGGCGATCACCGAGAGGGGAGTTAGAGCCGTAGCGAAGATCACCGACAAGGGGAGGGGCATCGTAAGGCGCTACCTAGACCTACTAAGGCGCATATACCAGAAGCAGGGGGAGCCCCCATAG
- a CDS encoding winged helix-turn-helix domain-containing protein, whose amino-acid sequence MRLGILIALYVVDGYITFADFQRAFDIPKSTLHEHLQILAEEGYIEYKRAITERGVRAVAKITDKGKGIIRQYIVKCIYQPQEELS is encoded by the coding sequence GTGAGACTCGGTATCTTAATCGCTCTGTACGTGGTAGACGGCTACATAACCTTCGCCGACTTCCAGAGGGCGTTTGACATCCCCAAGAGCACTCTCCACGAACACCTCCAGATCCTAGCCGAGGAGGGCTACATAGAGTACAAGAGGGCGATCACCGAGAGGGGAGTTAGAGCCGTAGCGAAGATCACCGACAAAGGAAAAGGCATCATAAGACAATACATAGTAAAATGTATATATCAGCCGCAGGAAGAGTTGTCATAG